One Trichoderma asperellum chromosome 5, complete sequence genomic region harbors:
- a CDS encoding uncharacterized protein (BUSCO:EOG092D1VUE), producing the protein MGQGRRMKRKQGMPDALSEEHFANLKRRAGLPVEPPVEKASLSNKKRKTAKGAAVAKKPEPAPKKASAKKSNGKAKKLPVQEQDSDDEEMGDEFDLDQLEDDGSSDEDVSSGGKKKNIWSDDENDSDDAEEDDSVFDSDDQEEGGKKGKFVFSDDEDESDAEEKLTAANIAGLSRRLDKKLAEDKAITETEMQESAMQTNIDGPKIFGEEDDDEDDELTDKSKSLLAPDLQLLRQRITDTIRVLDDFANLAEEGRSRAEYTAQLLKDICAYYGYSPYLAEKLFNLFTPREAFAFFEANEMPRPVVIRTNTLRTHRRDLAQALINRGVTLEPVGKWSKVGLQIFEANVPLGATPEYLAGHYIIQAAASFLPVMALSPQPNERVLDMASAPGGKTTYCSAMMNNTGIVFANDPNKERAKGLIGNVARLGVRNVIVCSYDGREFPRVMGGFDRVLLDAPCSGTGVISKDPSVKTNKDEKDFISLPHMQKQLLLSAIDSVNHASETGGFLVYSTCSVTVEENESVVAYALSRRPNVKLVDAGIPFGKEGFTSYMGKKFHPSLKLTRRFYPHAHNIDGFYVAKFQKIGPTPPNAIGAAGKKNGNAAASGDEEVIDKTPITTDEDTEMEDKSTKKKSKGKTGTEKSDFSAFDEEEDVKYMEKAKKNAMRRRGLDPKSLKKPKSQEKK; encoded by the exons ATGGGTCAGGGACGTCGcatgaagagaaagcagggCATGCCCGATGCCCTGTCCGAGGAGCACTTTGCCAACCTCAAGCGAAGGGCAGGATTGCCCGTTGAGCCGCCGGTCGAGAAAGCGTCGCTGAGCAATAAGAAGCGCAAAACCGCCAAGGGCGCCGCCGTAGCGAAGAAGCCGGAGCCTGCGCCCAAGAAGGCCAgtgcgaagaagagcaatgGAAAGGCCAAGAAACTGCCGGTGCAGGAGCAGGATTCtgacgacgaagagatgGGTGACGAGTTTGATCTAGACCAGTTAGAGGACGATGGGTCCTCTGATGAAGACGTTTCTTcaggaggaaagaagaagaatatttgGTCAGATGATGAGAATGATAGTGACGATGCGGAAGAGGACGACTCAGTATTTGATTCGGACGACCAGGAAGAGGGCGGCAAGAAGGGCAAATTCGTCTTctccgacgacgaagacgagtctGATGCCGAGGAAAAGCTCACTGCCGCCAACATTGCAGGTCTCTCACGGAGACTAGACAAGAAGCTCGCCGAGGACAAGGCAATTACCGAGACTGAGATGCAAGAGTCTGCGATGCAGACGAACATTGATGGACCTAAAATCTttggcgaggaggatgatgatgaggacgacgagtTGACGGATAAGAGCAAGTCTTTGCTGGCACCAGATCTACAGCTGCTGAGACAGAGGATAACGGATACCATACGGGTGCTGGATGACTTTGCCAACTTGGCGGAGGAGGGAAGATCTAGAGCAGAGTATACTGCTCAGCTGCTCAAGGATATCTGTGCT TACTACGGCTACAGCCCCTACCTGGCTGAGAAGCTCTTCAACCTCTTCACCCCGCGTGAAGCCTTCGCCTTCTTCGAGGCCAACGAGATGCCCCGTCCCGTCGTCATCCGAACGAATACCCTGCGGACGCACCGAAGAGATCTCGCCCAGGCGCTGATCAACCGTGGTGTCACGCTTGAGCCCGTGGGCAAGTGGAGCAAAGTCGGCCTGCAGATTTTCGAGGCCAATGTTCCTCTGGGTGCTACGCCCGAGTATCTTGCTGGTCATTATATTATCCAGGCGGCTGCGTCTTTCTTGCCCGTTATGGCGCTTTCACCTCAACC GAACGAGCGAGTTCTTGAT ATGGCCTCCGCTCCTGGTGGAAAGACCACTTACTGCTCAGCTATGATGAAT AACACTGGCATCGTCTTCGCCAACGATCCCAACAAGGAGCGTGCCAAGGGTTTGATTGGTAACGTTGCTCGTTTGGGAGTCCGCAACGTCATCGTCTGCAGCTACGATGGTCGTGAGTTCCCCCGAGTTATGGGAGGATTCGACAG AGTACTTCTCGACGCCCCCTGTTCTGGAACTGGCGTTATCTCAAAAGACCCTAGCGTCAAGACCAACAAGGATGAGAAGGATTTCATTTCACTGCCTCACATGCAGAAGCAGCTGTTATTATCTGCGATTGACTCAGTCAACCATGCTAGTGAGACTGGTGGTTTCCTTGTTTACTCTACATGCAGTGTTACTGTTGAGGAAAa CGAGAGTGTTGTTGCCTACGCCTTGTCTCGTCGTCCCAACGTAAAGCTGGTCGACGCTGGCATTCCCTTTGGCAAGGAGGGCTTCACCAGCTACATGGGCAAGAAGTTCCACCCCAGTCTCAAGCTCACCCGCCGATTCTACCCCCATGCCCACAACATTGACGGTTTCTACGTCGCCAAGTTCCAGAAGATTGGCCCCACGCCGCCCAATGCCATTGGTGCTGCCGGTAAGAAGAACGGCAACGCCGCTGCTTCTGGCGATGAGGAGGTCATCGACAAGACACCCATCACAACCGATGAGGACACCGAGATGGAAGACAAGTCTactaagaagaagagcaagggcaAGACTGGCACCGAAAAATCTGACTTTAGCGCAttcgacgaggaggaagatgtcaAGTACATGGAGAAGGCTAAGAAGAACGCCATGAGGAGGAGAGGTCTGGATCCGAAGTCTTTGAAAAAGCCCAAGTCTCAGGAGAAGAAATGA
- a CDS encoding uncharacterized protein (EggNog:ENOG41), with protein sequence MNDSPILVKPKRLSTPTPGQLLAARQRPADEFFTHLDPAKLVEALTPPDGVLRGCLAEASAVDRDFAMRTAMASHEIWQWLDELDHWNWPKHGGSEGFLEPSNTQRKLFAQAPAPGEEAEKKQYMGSLLAEEVEKYESRINQINQAMDRLDLEEIKGHVISDHILPLSRPGTPMNMDPSRSMLSALSSYHKMEDISVLITAIVIRTLPNLAKLSRQLQLWHMRIIVLRHVNPFLQAIQEVEALLGENWEAISQSHWEMEQPSRKAIVLPARTLTDKDFDARKQSLALKVAEPGRTLDYMLDCLESSPDTLPDDWLNRLEDVEQGFGEWVSACGRMMAEAKLAKTKASTRKASSLSPSPTRARQSTSEREAGSGSNKLSPPLLLLPPMGDSDHGAYLDPIAEDELSSSEDHPTPESGSSPEDPVMVDDHMSAISEEDELDLPPLPNGPSNFGSPTSRYADDASSDMPEISASPAVPRSRLREALYADGDSPPSSPPEVERRTRENMGLLDSPMVAPIAEDDESFFRSAYDEDSFLDDFEDSYAPDLPDVPAPPSRRESAGEQQLRLQITQIIESIPARIKLTNGTSGINLNPPDLQLPRLRKKASKEPVKRSTSGMSTRTATPSFTLSPVKQRTRSKGHYPIRVYHLSRSDNEAPIKLFIRCVGEHGERVMVRVGGGWADLSEYLKEYAMHHGRRSTGQDRTKVEVRDNTRTPGPTHSTHSSPPSRSPTTADNRSSTSPMPTTRKSRRSSVNSSLRPKTPVTPGQPAQGTPPSEGSAISRPSSRQSWVEDESSFLGLAGPRAKKIEMSEESKAWVESIKEKVLMASSSDKKPNEKKFGEIGKAGGTKRVFRKA encoded by the coding sequence ATGAACGATTCGCCCATCCTCGTCAAGCCCAAGCGGCTTTCGACTCCCACACCCGGCCAGTTACTGGCCGCTCGACAGCGCCCTGCCGATGAATTTTTTACTCATCTTGACCCGGCGAAACTTGTCGAAGCGCTAACACCGCCTGACGGTGTTTTAAGGGGATGCCTCGCAGAAGCTTCCGCCGTCGACCGGGACTTCGCAATGCGAACGGCCATGGCATCCCACGAAATCTGGCAATGGCTCGACGAGCTGGACCATTGGAATTGGCCAAAACACGGGGGTTCCGAGGGTTTCCTGGAGCCTAGCAATACGCAAAGGAAGCTTTTCGCCCAGGCCCCGGCCCCTGgagaggaggctgagaagaaacAATACATGGGAAGCCTCCTCGCTGAAGAGGTGGAAAAATACGAATCAAGAATCAACCAGATCAATCAAGCTATGGATAGACTGGATCTGGAAGAGATCAAAGGTCACGTCATAAGCGACCACATCCTGCCGCTGTCAAGGCCGGGTACCCCAATGAACATGGACCCCAGTCGATCGATGCTATCGGCCTTATCGAGCTATCACAAAATGGAGGACATCTCTGTCCTCATCACCGCCATTGTTATACGAACCCTGCCCAATCTGGCAAAACTGTCtcgccagctgcagctgtggCACATGCGCATCATCGTCCTCCGACATGTCAACCCCTTTTTGCAAGCGATCCAGGAAGTGGAAGCTCTCCTTGGCGAGAACTGGGAAGCTATTTCCCAGTCCCACTGGGAGATGGAGCAACCCAGTAGAAAGGCCATTGTCCTGCCTGCCCGCACCTTGACTGACAAAGACTTTGATGCCCGGAAACAGTCACTCGCACTCAAAGTTGCCGAGCCCGGCCGTACTTTGGATTATATGCTAGACTGCTTGGAGAGCTCTCCAGACACGCTCCCAGATGACTGGCTCAACCGCTTGGAAGATGTTGAGCAGGGCTTCGGAGAGTGGGTTTCTGCCTGCGGGCGAATGATGGCCGAggccaagctggccaagaccAAGGCTTCAACCAGAAAGGCCTCCTCACTATCGCCGTCTCCAACGAGGGCCCGCCAATCCACTTCCGAAAGAGAGGCGGGTTCGGGAAGCAACAAACTCTCACCGCCATTGTTGCTATTGCCCCCCATGGGTGATTCGGACCATGGAGCATATCTCGACCCAATTGCAGAAGATGAATTGTCCTCGTCCGAAGATCATCCCACCCCCGAGTCTGGATCCTCTCCTGAAGATCCCGTCATGGTAGATGATCATATGTCAGCTATcagcgaggaagatgagctggATCTACCACCTCTGCCTAACGGGCCCAGTAACTTTGGCTCCCCCACATCCAGATACGCCGACGATGCTTCAAGCGATATGCCTGAAATCTCTGCATCTCCTGCCGTTCCTAGGAGTCGACTCCGCGAGGCTCTGTACGCGGATGGCGATAGCCCACCAAGCTCGCCTCCGGAAGTAGAGCGCCGTACTAGGGAAAACATGGGTCTCCTCGACAGCCCCATGGTTGCGCCAATTGCCGAGGACGACGAGTCATTTTTCAGATCAGCGTATGATGAAGATTCCTTCTTGGATGATTTTGAAGATTCGTATGCTCCCGATCTGCCCGACGTGCCCGCCCCGCCCTCTCGCCGAGAAAGTGCGGGAGAGCAGCAACTGCGCCTGCAAATCACCCAGATTATCGAATCTATACCAGCTAGAATCAAGCTTACCAATGGAACGTCGGGCATCAATCTTAACCCGCCAGACCTCCAGCTCCCTCGGCTGAGGAAGAAAGCCTCCAAGGAACCAGTCAAGCGGAGCACATCGGGCATGTCAACCCGAACTGCCACGCCTTCATTTACCCTGTCTCCTGTCAAACAAAGGACGCGCTCCAAGGGCCACTATCCGATTAGAGTTTATCATCTCTCCAGATCGGACAACGAGGCTCCCATTAAGCTATTCATCCGTTGCGTTGGAGAGCATGGAGAGCGAGTCATGGTCCGCGTAGGTGGTGGATGGGCCGACTTGTCCGAATACTTGAAGGAGTACGCTATGCACCATGGTCGCCGTTCGACAGGCCAAGATAGGACCAAGGTAGAGGTTCGCGATAATACTCGGACTCCTGGACCTACCCACTCCACCCACTCCAGCCCTCCTAGCCGCTCCCCTACCACTGCCGATAACCGCTCTTCTACCAGTCCTATGCCGACGACACGCAAGTCACGGAGGAGCAGCGTCAATAGTTCCTTGCGGCCAAAGACCCCGGTAACCCCAGGCCAACCGGCGCAAGGTACACCCCCATCTGAGGGCTCAGCAATTTCGAGGCCTAGCTCTCGGCAAAGCTGGGTAGAGGATGAAAGCTCCTTCTTGGGTCTAGCAGGACCAAGAGCTAAGAAGATTGAAATGAGTGAAGAGAGCAAGGCTTGGGTTGAAAGCATTAAAGAGAAGGTACtcatggccagcagcagtgatAAGAAGCCAAACGAGAAGAAGTTTGGCGAGATTGGAAAGGCTGGAGGCACCAAGCGCGTGTTTAGGAAGGCCTAA
- the CTF1BETA gene encoding Cutinase transcription factor 1 beta (EggNog:ENOG41~TransMembrane:1 (o630-648i)) produces the protein MSSEAALDDSGVNAGSPSISPSPEPADNASTANGRPNDKSKKRAAADDGSEPPHKVTKRRAARACVSCRARKVRCDVVEGAPCGNCRWDNVECIVQESRRRKKNLVTPSIVGQGQSAEAQLRSKAPPSNPIAINSADLRRTSGGSSLSPASLDPSSGLLPNTGIDGHVPHMIYQRSAYRNEPILLSKGQLSEASRSSWANSATSVGHASSRTSQSISLLGDPEASGQLPPFVRPLPSKISPEDVRYLHAKGALSVPCLSLQNALLRAYIEFVHPYMPLMDLLPFLSVINRYDGSEGQISLFLYHAVMFSATAFVDMRHLREAGYATRKAARKAFFLKTRLLYDFDYESDRLVLVQGLLLMTYWYETPDDQKDTWHWMGVAISLAHTIGLHRNPEVTTMAVPTQKLWKRIWWSCFMRDRLIALGMRRPTRIKDEDFDVPMLAESDFELAVLPDKVTVVPPECTLMRDVEMQRELAIMCIAKAKLCICISHMLKAQYSVLIRDNMKPENTTNSTMMLFPNKKLDNLDSVKIVDGELKEWVASLPECCQYRMLVPADTKNGRATVAVQRTLLHMVYHTTISALHRPQFLPSSPMQAPTASRQVQEMSRLKVKDAATHITSMATELHHLRLERYLPTTGVTVILPAMIIHLLEMKNPMPEARGRATRGFRQCMRVMEKLREIYAAADYATGFLDAALRKAAIDINATVEPSTLAMMKEVPPEFGTHTPPPENAPYMTASETLFNQKPKPVQKPMGPPGSVNPTAQGTEAVNSPPHTEFDSSNLTPSVSGGSDEVHMEMDSILDVDFMQGHDEFDWNAVAGTDFDVDQWLQFPPEGVTATDETLMASAFTGATGTDDALDWVFNTNVDGTLPAAT, from the exons ATGTCGTCAGAAGCTGCCCTAGACGATTCGGGGGTAAATGCAGGCTCGCCGTCAATTTCACCGTCACCAGAACCGGCCGACAATGCTTCCACTGCCAATGGGCGACCCAACGACAAATCGAAGAAACGAGCAGCTGCCGACGACGGCTCTGAGCCTCCACACAAGGTTACAAAGCGACGTGCCGCCCGGGCCTGTGTATCGTGCCGCGCGCGCAAAGTCCGATGCGATGTAGTTGAGGGGGCTCCTTGCGGAAACTGCCGTTGGGACAATGTTGAG TGCATTGTCCAGGAGAGCCGCCGGAGAAA AAAGAATCTCGTTACGCCTAGTATCGTGGGGCAGGGCCAATCAGCCGAGGCTCAGCTGCGCAGCAAAGCACCTCCGTCTAACCCGATTGCCATCAACAGCGCAGATTTGCGACGAACCAGCGGTGGTTCGTCTCTCTCGCCCGCAAGCCTGGACCCATCGAGCGGTCTGCTTCCCAATACCGGTATCGACGGCCATGTGCCTCACATGATCT ATCAACGCTCAGCATATCGAAACGAACCAATTTTGCTCAGCAAGGGTCAATTATCAGAAGCCAGCCGATCTTCCTGGGCGAACTCGGCCACTTCCGTGGGCCATGCCTCTTCTCGCACCTCACAGTCGATCAGCCTGCTAGGCGACCCAGAGGCGAGTGGCCAGTTACCCCCATTCGTGCGGCCCTTGCCTAGCAAAATCTCTCCAGAAGATGTTCGCTACCTGCACGCAAAGGGTGCGCTGAGCGTCCCTTGCCTCTCGCTGCAGAATGCGCTCCTGCGTGCTTACATTGAGTTTGTCCATCCCTACATGCCTCTTATGGACCTTCTCCCCTTTCTCAGCGTCATCAACCGCTACGATGGTTCAGAGGGTCAGATCAGTCTGTTTCTCTACCATGCCGTCATGTTCTCCGCGACTGCTTTTGTCGACATGAGACACTTGCGCGAAGCGGGTTATGCAACCCGCAAGGCTGCTAGAAAAGCCTTTTTCCTAAAAACGAGG CTACTCTACGATTTCGATTACGAATCAGACCGCCTGGTTCTTGTCCAAGGGCTTTTGCTGATGACGTATTGGTATGAGACACCCGACGACCAGAAAGATACCTGGCATTGGATGGGTGTGGCGATATCACTGGCTCACACCATTGGGCTTCATCGCAATCCTGAGGTCACCACCATGGCTGTGCCAACCCAGAAGCTCTGGAAGCGTATATGGTGGTCATGTTTCATGCGTGATCGTCTTATTGCTCTGGGCATGAGACGCCCGACGAGAATCAAGGATGAGGATTTCGACGTGCCGATGCTCGCGGAGAGCGACTTTGAGCTGGCCGTCTTGCCAGACAAAGTGACTGTTGTTCCCCCGGAATGCACGCTAATGCGTGATGTAGAGATGCAGCGGGAGCTTGCCATCATGTGCATTGCCAAGGCGAAGCTATGCATTTGCATTAGCCACATGCTAAAGGCGCAGTACTCTGTTCTTATTCGAGACAATATGAAGCCGGAGAACACCACGAACAGCACAATGATGCTGTTCCCCAATAAGAAACTGGATAATCTAGACAGCGTCAAGATTGTCGATGGGGAGCTCAAGGAATGGGTGGCATCGCTCCCCGAGTGCTGTCAGTACCGCATGCTGGTTCCTGCAGACACGAAGAACGGCAGGGCAACCGTTGCGGTTCAACGAACGCTGCTCCACATGGTATACCACACCACCATTTCTGCTCTGCATCGTCCTCAGTTCCTACCGTCGTCCCCCATGCAGGCACCGACCGCATCTCGCCAAGTGCAGGAGATGTCACGCCTCAAGGTGAAGGATGCGGCGACACACATTACGAGTATGGCTACGGAGCTGCACCACCTCCGCCTGGAGAGATACTTGCCTACTACGGGTGTGACGGTGATACTTCCTGCCATGATCATCCATCTGTTAGAAATGAAGAACCCCATGCCAGAGGCTCGCGGCCGAGCAACAAGAGGCTTCCGCCAGTGCATGCGTGtcatggagaagctgcgcGAGAtttatgctgctgctgactaTGCTACCGGGTTCCTGGATGCCGCTCTCAGGAAGGCAGCCATTGATATTAATGCAACGGTCGAACCGTCGACTTTGGCAATGATGAAAGAAGTCCCCCCTGAGTTTGGCACACACACGCCGCCACCTGAGAATGCGCCGTATATGACGGCTTCTGAGACACTTTTCAACCAGAAGCCCAAGCCAGTGCAGAAGCCAATGGGGCCTCCGGGGTCGGTCAATCCTACTGCCCAGGGGACTGAAGCGGTCAATTCTCCTCCGCATACTGAGTTTGACTCTTCGAATTTGACTCCGAGTGTTAGCGGCGGCTCGGATGAAGTCCACATGGAAATGGACAGCATTTTGGACGTGGACTTTATGCAGGGCCATGACGAATTCGATTGGAACGCGGTGGCTGGCACGGACTTTGATGTAGACCAGTGGCTACAGTTTCCTCCCGAAGGAGTCACCGCTACCGATGAGACGCTGATGGCCTCTGCGTTTACTGGTGCTACAGGCACCGATGATGCGCTGGATTGGGTCTTTAACACCAACGTGGACGGTACTCTTCCGGCCGCCACCTGA